CTACTATATTGCTCATATCATGAATTTTTGTTTCTTTGGTAACGCATAGAAAAAAGGGGACAAATGGGTTAGAGCAAATGGAGGATTTAAATTACAGGTATCTTTTACGATAAAATGAAAGAGAACTGAATTGATCTAAATACGATTGAGAATGTTGAATTAGGTTGAAAATCAATTTTTAGGCTCGTAATTGAATAAAAATGACAATTGTTGGTagttatcataatgcaatcaATATTATTGCGCATGGATATTTTACAAtttaaaaaaatgaataaaaagtTAAAACTCCTATAGACCTTTCCAGAGAATATATTTTAACTCTTCCAGTTTTTTAACTTAATTTTAGAAGACCAAACATAATTTAGATTAAACAACAATCCAATAAATGAGGAAAAATTATAATCAAGGAAGGCTAATCGAACTAAAATTCctaaattttgaataaaaaaatgcGATTAAACAGCGATCATCGAAAACTTCGATCAGAATAggaaaaaagggaaaataaaaatgcaaatttGAGCTCTCAGTGATATGGCCAAAGTTTTCCACAGACGAGAAGTTCCAAAGGAGGATCATCTCTCCCCAAGGAACCCAATTGATGGCAATCTTACCGTAGCCCTCACACCTCCCTCTTCGGGGCGGGGAAGAGAGCATCCTCCAAAGGGAGATTTCCCCTTTCCCCCCGAGAAGAGGATGGTGATCCCGAAGCACCGGCAAGAAAGGGATCAACAAAACCGGGAAACCGCAGGAAGAGAACCATCCTCTTCTGGCTTCAGTTTCGGTGTGGTTAAAGCAAAATAAATCATCATCGAGCTCCAAAATGGCCTATTCTAGGAAAAAAGATCGGTCCTTTAGCGAttcattataacaaaaaaaaatgtagAACCCACGAGAAAATGCGACGATCCATGAATACTTGGATGTCGCACGTCCATAGGCACCATTGACATCGATCTTGCATCTCTTCATCTGACAGTTCCTGGATCGACGGTAATCGAATCCGGGTTTCTGAGACTAAAAAGAAGAGTGCAGAAAAAGAATGAAACAAGCAACGCAACAAAACAAGAGAAACGATCAATGAGAGGTACAGAGAAGGCGAATCCAAAACCGGCGAAACATACATCGGGCGTTGGAATTCGAaggtgaggaggagaagaggggcaTAAGGGGATTGCGCCGAATTAGGTCGTCCTGATGGTATTTGTAATCCAGGAAAGCTTAGGGTTCCGCCGGGGAGGACCGCGGTATCATCCTCCGAAATTACCAAAACGTCCTCCACGCGTGTACTCTTTGAGATGCACATATAAATATCATTAGGGTCATCGAGATTTGTGCTCGATCAACCACATCGTACATGGGCTTCTATTCGGGCTAACCCAACCCAAAAAGCAATTTGACAGAACCTATTGTTGTCCAATTAATGCTTACCAGAAGGAATTTTCCGCATACAAAGTCTGAAATATTTATATTTGCCATtgcaaattatatttatatatatatgcaatgttGACTTTGCAGAAATAGTTATTGTCGATTTCACAGTTCAACAGTTAAGTACAAGTTCTACCTAAACTTTCCTTATACAATACCCATGATGTGACATGTAGCATATGTTCTTTATGTGGATTCGAAGATGTGATATCAGAGATATGTATGCAACATTGACTTTACAGAAATATGTATTGTTGAATTCGCAGCTTGACAGTCAAGTACAGGGTTGTACCTAAACGTCCTTATACAATACCAATGATGGAGCATGTAGCATGTATTCTCTATGGGGATCGTCATATCTTAACTTGGCCTATACTTGCATGAGTTCAAATTAATCCTCTCATCTGCTCGCATAAGCCACACGAAACGCACATTTTAATTCAAATGGATTCAAGATCAAGTGGGGAAGATTTGGTGAACGAGTACAGCAAGAAGAGATCGGGAGGTACGAGATATCTTTTGTTAATCGGTGGAAAGAAGTCTCCCAACTACTATCATTGCATTTGCTGTGCAGTACGTACTTTGAATAGTCCCTGGAACTTCCTTGAGAACGACCACCATAAAAGCATACCACAACACATCTACACCTACTTAGATATTAGACAAAATCAACCGATGTTTTGGATTACTTTTGACCAAGCTGTGGATCGCACAGATGCCAGGCTTCTTCTTCTGTCGATGACTTGTGTTCAACCAGGCAATGAGTGCACGCCAAGTATTCATATGAGCTTCTCCATATTGAGTTCTTGTAGGATTTTGTTTTGCCTACACAGAAGGAGCATCTGCGTTATACGAGTCTGTCTATCTCTAGTTCTTCTTCAATCCCAGTTTGGTAGTCATTTGTAGTTTGATTAATAAACCAGCAATAGAAACTGATAACAATCTGCAGTGCTATAAATATCATGATGTGATGATATGCTGAAACATGAAGTAATGATGCTGAAAAGTCATGATGTGATAAGTTGTCTGCCAGAATGGATATCAATCTTCTATCCAAGCGTTAGATTCTGAAGCCCTTAGGTAGCATGCATTAAATATCAATTACAAGAAAGCAGCAGCTGAGTAGATTGTACACCACTTTTTCTACCTCAAGTCTCAAGGTAATTAAACTTCTTCGACTGCTTCGCTCTTTCTAGTCCAATGTCTGGTGAAATGCATCGAGACTTTGAATAGGAGTTGGTAGCCTACTCCCAATATTTTTGAGTCTTACATGATCTTGATTCTGCCTAATAACCAATACAAATAAGTTCCAGCAAGTTCTTGTTTATTCTATTGTCCGAAAGAGATGAAGCAACGCTAGTAGCTGTGGTCATCAAGCTTCTCCAACTCAGATCCTGAAGTAAGGGTCTCAGCAAAGAAAGCAAAGGTAGATGAGATGGATCTATCGTACACCTACTCACTAAATGACTACCTTGGTCACAATTCTCATTTGCCACTGTGGTATCTGCAACACGTTATAAAGGTAGGTAGCCATGCATTTCTGGGTCTCTCAGTTTCTTAAAGCTCGGAAGCAGAGAAGAAAGAATGGGGAGGAAGCCATGTTGTGAGAAGGTGGGGATGAAGAAGGGGCCATGGACTGCTGAGGAGGACAAGAAGCTGATCAACTTCATGCTTACAAATTGCCACTGCTCATGGAGAGCTGTTCCAAAGTTTGCAGGTTAATTATATGTGCTTCTTCCTCTTCATTGTTACCGTCGGCTAGCTTTCTTGCACTAAGGCTTTCGTCTTCTTTTCCTCTTTGGTTGTGTTCTTTGCTTATCTGGCTATCTTGTCTTACATTTCTGGGAACCTGTAATGTAGCTTGAGTGAGCGTCATGGAATAATGAGCTTTTTATCATCCAAAGTCGATAACAGTTGAGTAAGTAAAGATCTTGATGCATCGTAGTGAGGTCCTATAATCCAATCTTGTCATATGTTAAATTATATAGAGGAAATCACTGTGAGGATCTTGATCTCCCGAATGGTGTGaagaactgatagaagaagaccTGCAGTTCTGTGTCTCAAAAGTTCATTGAGATGTTTGATGTGGTCATTCTATCTATGAGACCTCAAAAAGCTTAATTCCTTTTTGTCAATGATGAAGGTCGCCATCAATGTCATATTCATATGTTGCTGTTAAAAAAAGGGTCATATTAGGTCAAAGGTACATAGCTGTCTCTTTGTGTTTTGGTAGATGTATTGCGTAATGGTTGGGTGACATTGTCATAGGCCTTCTGAGGTGTGGGAAGAGCTGCAGGCTAAGATGGATCAACTATCTGAGACCTGATCTGAAGAGAGGCTTGTTATCTGAGTCTGAGGAAAAGCTGGTCATTGACCTCCATGCCCAACTTGGAAACaggtgccctctctctctctctctctctctctctctctctctctctctctctctctctctctctgttatgaTGTATCCTTTTGCATTTGCATCACAGGTGGTCCAAGATAGCTTCTCATCTTCCTGGAAGAACAGACAATGAGATAAAAAACTACTGGAACACCCACATCAAAAAGAAGCTGAGGAAGATGGGAGTTGACCCCCTTACCCACAAGCCCATTGGTACCACCAGCGAATGCCATGATCAAGTTCTGCCACTGCAGCAGACAGTTGACGTAGCTGAAGGATACTGGGaagtggaagaagaagaggaagaagaaaagaccaTGACAAGCTCAACCGACTACGTCACGGAGATTGATGCTTCTCTGCAGACATCGCCTGGTTTCTGCATTGAGGAAGTGCCTATGATGCAACCCCATGAAATAGTGATTCCAGAGGCATCCACCGACGACACCTCTTCCAGCTCTTCTTCTGGTCGTTCGCCGAAGACTGATGAACTTCGGCTTTCAGCAATGGAGTGGCCAGATTCCATGCACTTCTTCCCGATGGATGACTACGGTGGATGGAGCTTCAGCTCTGATCATATGCTTGAGCATCAAACCGCTACCACCGAGTATGATCCATGGAAATGATGGTCAACTGAACAGATCAAAAAGGCACATATATCAACATGAACGAGAGGATCATGGAAGGAAATAAAGATACCTCTGGTCCACGGTTCGTGCCTCAAGCCGAGCACTGACTCGTGATACACTGTGTTTCTAGGTCATCGTTGATTTTGTGCATGTAAATTAGCTTGACTGGGTGCAATCATGCTTGTAATGTACGATGTCAGACACGAGTAAGGATTTGGATGGTTTGATAAGTTGGAAAGAGGTGTTTAATGGGAATCAAGCTGTCATCGACAGGTTAAGATGTAAGGATCAAACTCTGACGAGGTTTCTGCTGATGACTCTGACTTGACGTCGGAGGACGATCCATCAGTAGCCGTTTCCGGTGGaagtcaaagaacaggaaggtgaCGGAGCTTGGAAGCTGAAAGAAGAGGAAATGCAGACGTATAAAGATGTGATTCGTAAATCATGCCTTCACCTAACAAAATTTTAAATGCATAGCTCCAATAGACTGTTAAAAGTCAAACCAACCACATATTTCTAATGTGTTTTGGTGAGAAGAAGACACCCTTCTTTTTTGGTCAATTATGATTTGACTTTTAATTAACATTAGTATTTACATAATTTATATGGTTTATATGTTAAATTTAATATTGCTAGTATAAATCACTGTTAATAATGGAGGGACATATATTGTTATATCCAAGTAGGTGAGGGCAAATGTGTTACAGCTGGTTTATGCAACAAGTTATAATAGGTTACATGGGAATTGAGATCActgttaaataaatattaattgctAATCATCTCTCGGTTGATAATAAAATATTGTCACacaaaaaaagatatataattgCAAGTAATGGCCATTACCATCTGAGGAAAACTGCCGAGAGTTGACATTGATCAGCATCTGATGACTACACCTTTTTCTCGACTTTTTTTTGAAGTTCGATTGAACTACTGTTGACAATGTTGAGTATAGAAGAGTTCCATCGTCGACACTGAAAATTTCATGCTATCCCTCCTGTCCACAATAATTCAACTCAACTTCATCATATAAGATCTAAATCATTGTGTTAGGGAAATCTAAACAGAAGAAACATAGTCTCTAGCCCTGTTTCCCTTTTCTTTTATTTCGGGAAAAACAAGGCCAAACCaataatatatcattcatgacaaTCTGAACTGTTTACAAGACACATCAATTAAATTGGCTGAAAGGGATAACTGAAAATGAAGATAAATGTCTAAAATGTATGCCTGTGACATATTCCATTTCACCAGTTCCGTGTTGGCTGAATTGGACATCGTAAGTTACCCTACCAAACATACAAGTACAATCAAACTAGGCAAGACACCATTTTGCATATCCAAAAATTAGTCAGGACATGTTCATTGGCTAGTAACTCACGAATCTGTTAGATCCAAAAATTAGTCAGGACATGTTCTTTAGCAACTTGGAAATCGATCGTATGGTGCAAGGTGTTGTTCGACAGCATCCTCCGATAAGACTAGCACCACATTCATGCCATCTTTTTGCAAGCAATTCAAAGCTCTTTTCACCGACACGCTCTGGTTGCTGCCAGGATCAAAAGACACGATCTAAGTTGCAGGAAAGCAAAATTGAAGTGCAAAGCTTTCTGATGTCAAATTATTTACAATTCACAAGTATCATACAGTTTTTTTCTGAGATATGCAATATATTGCCGCAAAATTGTTGCATATCAGAAGCCAAAAGTCAAAAATTTTCATCTGAGGGTGAGAATTTATTTGCTGGATCATTTGATGTTTGATCTTTAGAACAACCAGTACCCAATCTACAACAGTTTGATTGCCAAAATGTTATAATGTCCGAGGTAAAGAAGCAAAGATCTAGCTGCAAACCTGCTCCAAAATTCCATCACTATCTGATGCCACTTGCTTTCAAATGCTTTACTTAGCATACTTCTTTAGGAAACAAAACTTGTATTTGATGTTTTATACGGTAACCCCCTAATTGTCAAGGATGAGACAGATCTTGTTTCAAATGCAAGCATGGAGCAACACTAACAAGGGAATACATTTGTGGAGCCTGTCCTATCAGCAGCATCGAGTCACCTCTGATCCTTGTACAGTGCCTTGTGAAAACCTAGCTTTTGAACTAGAGAAGTACTTGAAGGTTCAAGACTTAAGAACATGCTGATGTTTTACTTGAAGAAGCACAAACTTAGACCTATGAACTAGTTAGGTGCTAAACACCATAGCTTTTGCTCTTTCacatttttgttttattaatatATACAAAAGCCAGCTAGCCTTTGACCATAGCATTTCAAATTTGGACCATTCTCTATGAAAATGTTCATGTAATTTCTTTAGTTTCTTTTGCTATTCTAATGTCATATTTATAATTAAATAGATTTTCATAATACTCATCAAGTTTCATTCATTTTCTGTATCAAATGAAATTGGATGAATCCTTCTCTTTATAAGGGAAACTCATGAACAAGAAGATCTCTCTACCATCTCAAACAGAATACCTCCTCCACGAATTTAAATATCAGGCTTGTGATTTCTAATGAGATAAATAGTTTCTCTTTCCTTTGGGATATCAAAAAAAGGTATACTGAGATataatcttttcttctctttttaattCACTTGGCATAAATCATCAATCAGGATAATATATTTCCACAAATCCATCAGGCTGATTTCAATATATCTTTCAAATTTGTATAAGAGAAAAACTCAAACATCTAGCAAACTTCAGAACTGATATATTGAAATCAATATTAACATCATTAACAATGAGCTGGATCTTTAAACAATAATATTTCCCTCATACATTCTTCAAGAAGCCATGATAACTAATTATGATGATAACATTAACATTTCAATGATCACTGACATACTAATTTCTACTAACTCAAATCAAAAAACAAGAACCTTTTCGGGTAAGTTTAAGATCATAACAAGATTCAATAAATTGGTAAATCTGTAGTAGGTAGCATAAGAGACTTACCAGCCATCTTTTAGCCCTACCATCCCACACTTCACCACTGTTTGGATAAACAGCCAACAGTTTGTTTGTTAACTGAAAAAgaataattattatatgaaaacTATTAGAATAAAACCAGATAATCAGAACCACAGACAAACAAcatgatttgaaattttgaacGACCAAACTAAAAGTTGCAGCAACTCCTGAcctttttaaatttaagaataaGGTTCTCTATAAACTGTGGTGATGCACAATTTATCCCAACAATGTTGACTTTTTCATTCCTATTTAATATGTCAAGACATTCTTTAAAGTCCTCTCCAGAAGACATATGTTCACCATCCACAGAGCTGAAACAGATCCAAGATGGAATTTGGATGTTTTCTTCATCAAGAAGCTCAGCTAATGCCTGCAAGCAGCTACATGTTActaatgattttattagaaaatgGAACTTCTATAAAATCAACAGCCATGATGACAACTTGTCAGTACTACTCATACAATGGACATTATACAAATATCAAGAGAAAAGAATATGTTCATTTAAATAGTAGAAATTACCACAATGCCCAAAATAAATGTTCGTCCTAGTCATTGTTGAGACCAGAGTGCTTACACTGTTTGTCCTGGAATCcatgtaatcaccgataatttctctcttaacataaattaattactataaatgatatattgctTTATTACTAACTTCTATATCTatgtactatagttaaggaaataattaaatttagttttcttaatcacatggataagttaggaattctactaatcaattaaattattaattgatttatttcctaatgagtgatttgatatttaggaagtaaatagtttacattcaatttttgtgtgtgaacaatAAGAGATGAATATCATATTACTTTCTTTGTGTGTGAaagcaaacaaaaaataaattaaaaattaaaattaaattattacttacctttcggggagatctcatcttctcctatataaaggggctACTTCTTCCTCATTTTCCACTAAACCTAACAATGGGAGGATTGAGAAAATGACTTCCCAGGGAAATGATATCGAAAAAGGAATAATCGAAGAGAgataggatcctttctttttcaattagctttgatttatgttttgaaatcttgatattgagattattattattttatgacgcataatgatgttttacttttgaaatttcatgagtagtaaataatgataattgatttgtgatgttataatgattatttgatttatctcgATCTCttgagcttaagtgaattttaatattgatttaattattaaaattcttatttttggattaacatagtaggtctaatttatttaattagatatatctatgtttcaaaaattatgtatgaatttctataatgtaattagttttaaatttaagatcatgaatttaaagttttaattatgAATATGAGTCattcattaataattttaaatgttaaaatctaatttgataagaggagtctaattggggtttGACTTGAGTCAAtttgatcgatcagatcgaatcgactcaaCCCATGTGGTCATGTACGACCTAGCTCATGTGATCAAGTACAACCTAGCCCTTGTGACTTGGCATAACCCAACCTATGTGGCCGGGTAGAAGCCAGCCCATATAGCAAGGTACGACCCAACTCATGTGGCTAAGTACGATCTAGTCCATGTGATCATAtatgacccagcccatgtggtaaggtacgaccctaCCATGTGGCTAGGCGGGCCAACTCATGTGGTTAGATATAATTCAGTCCAtgtggccatgtatgacccaactcatatggtaaggtacgacccaaccatgtggctaggcATCGGCCAGCTCATGCGATAGGTACGACCCAATCCATACGGTTTGATACGACCCCAACTTATGTGTCTAGGACCAACTCGCGAGCCAAGTAAGGCCTAGTTTAATAGCaaggctcagcccaacttataagtgaggcttagcctagttcatgaagttaagcctgcccaacTACACGATTGGCATTAGACATATAGTCGCTCTTTTTATATAACCcgtcgtacctcaactcaacTTAGTACTTCAAACAGGTATATGCAGTGTATGTGGAATAGGTATATGCAATGTATGTGACCCGTCCAAGAATCAGGTGGGTTGGTTCAGTTTGGGTTAGCACTATACGAGATAGTCCAATTTCCTCTCTCTCTATTGGTTcgagctcattaattgactaaatcaaataggtttgatcagttaaagctgGTTTAGAGTGATTCCacactaacttgactagttcaaacctatttgacctaatcgagatcaatcaaatctaaattagactagtctagggtgattccagaccggttctataaggatttgatgttAGTTctgttagatcataatcgaattaagtttggtttaagtcaattgagctatttcaattagagttttggttgattgaggactattgagatattgatatttcATGCtttaatgatttgatgaatttaaaagttttatctgaagatgtcatttgaaaataattattggttttctattttcttaTATTTACGAAATTGATATGATgagtatcatgtagtagatgtaactagaccagtgatttaaaaaggcgctcgagcgaggtgaggcgaggcccgagcgcctcgctaaacttccaggcagcgcgcttcaaagaggcaccgcttgggcgctcacgcctcgctaaacttccaggcagcgcgcttcaaagaggcgccgcttgggcgctcgcccgagcccaggcgctgggcgcttcgggcaagcgcctgggttaaaccaggcgaccgaacaaggattttaagtctggttcggtcttcgatggttagttggttcaatcaaaccaactaaaaccgatatcagttatcgctgcccaaccctaaccctgctcattgccgctgccgctcccgctcccgttgctcgccgctgtcgccgctcctgctcgccgctgtcgccgctcctgctcccgctgccgctgtcgccggtcCCGCTGCCgctacctccttacactcccgctcccgctgcctccttatactcccgctgccgctacctccttacattcccgctcccgctgctgctgccgcttcctcttttctcagtcaacacccccttacactcttccttcttctccttctgtatactgttaacagtatacaacagtatactgtatactgttaatattgttagatttatttgaaattattaattttgatattatgattttgtatcttagattttcttaatttaatagtatatttttatttaaaattttaaataattatatttattaattatattatatatttttatattttagcgcctcgcttcgctcgggcgagcgcttagcgCTTCGGGtgttggaccttagcgccttttagcgcctaacgttttttaaatcactgaactagactagtagttcacattagGAGTGTAACTTGTGAAAGGAGCCACGGGCCCATCACaatgcggagccaccaatgaacatagtctagcagATTTACATCAtgtatggtctctcataatatttaatcatattgatttcttgatgtatgcatgagtgattggatgattgtaaatgaatgatcatggatgtttatataTCTCTACCAAAggcaggtatggcgattcccttcggggattagcaggccgtcagacgtgatggttagacgattcctccatccgctgttgggaggaacgtgtccccacttgggcgggtgaggaataccactccatctgctgttgggagtgcgatatggattatctccatccgctgttgggaggaatccatcccatggaatatgcctctccatctgttgttgggagagtgcaccagTGGGTGATGTAcgtctttgttattatgtatgtgttgc
The window above is part of the Musa acuminata AAA Group cultivar baxijiao chromosome BXJ1-1, Cavendish_Baxijiao_AAA, whole genome shotgun sequence genome. Proteins encoded here:
- the LOC135673944 gene encoding transcription factor MYB20-like, whose translation is MGRKPCCEKVGMKKGPWTAEEDKKLINFMLTNCHCSWRAVPKFAGLLRCGKSCRLRWINYLRPDLKRGLLSESEEKLVIDLHAQLGNRWSKIASHLPGRTDNEIKNYWNTHIKKKLRKMGVDPLTHKPIGTTSECHDQVLPLQQTVDVAEGYWEVEEEEEEEKTMTSSTDYVTEIDASLQTSPGFCIEEVPMMQPHEIVIPEASTDDTSSSSSSGRSPKTDELRLSAMEWPDSMHFFPMDDYGGWSFSSDHMLEHQTATTEYDPWK